One window from the genome of Merismopedia glauca CCAP 1448/3 encodes:
- a CDS encoding toprim domain-containing protein, translated as MLLKFFNRGTGKGQTAVEYLLKETDTNGIKREPQPELLAGDPQQVINLIDSLDFKHKYNSGVISFAPTDNPTPAEQQAIIDSFEQTAFAGLQTDQYSILWIKHCHTNSNRVELHFITPRVELTTGKSLNIAPPGWDNYFRPWRDECNESHQWASPDDPNRARTYHPGYHALIDAQNLRLSESGQPIQTREDYRKVITNYLGENIKLGHINNREDIIQTLKQTGFEITRTGQDYLTVYREDIGQKVRLKGGIYSASWRLGERLTTETSSRQSEDRTDSQSRIRQTQTELAARIQQRTQYHHSRYTTAETEDRDSTQVVSPPTRTNSYEPLSRFLHRQLGDDSLLSQPTPTDTDSTERSEPIEPEDLGDRTVPNRPREIHHPPTQERIPNRLEVQEQTLLKALDNEDEPTRTRTTANLIQLCHSIRTGQTTTKRTNRQLTDTNSILTTINQQLEQQSRTIAECLSRHQQHLTRLKMKREQELERFKTEINLVEYAQHQGYQLDKNKTSQNCIVLKDNAGDKILIGRHIADDHYFYYSVRDDRDSGSIIDFVQKRKNFNLGEVRKELRPWINNSYSPTSRTANESIPQPKPVTRDRHKTLVEFESFSESAYHPYLKTRGISQQTATAKRFERTIYSDRRNNAIFPHLDREGVCGYEIRNQDFKGFSSGGTKGLWCSRSFPSDSRLVICESPIDCLSYHQIYPNDKTRYLATGGSISELQKDLLKGAFEKIHAQGGEIILAVDRDDAGDKLTLELLKIAPEGARISLAIPQDLKDWNEVLKAKIVEHRQQQIQPSQSRGMELGM; from the coding sequence GGCATCAAACGAGAACCCCAACCGGAACTCTTAGCCGGAGATCCCCAACAAGTAATTAACTTAATCGATTCCCTAGATTTCAAACATAAATACAACAGTGGTGTGATTAGTTTCGCACCTACAGATAACCCCACACCTGCCGAACAACAAGCGATTATTGACTCCTTTGAACAAACAGCCTTTGCTGGATTACAAACTGACCAATACAGTATTCTTTGGATCAAACACTGTCATACAAATAGTAATCGAGTCGAACTCCACTTCATTACACCCAGAGTCGAACTGACCACAGGTAAGAGTTTAAACATTGCACCCCCAGGCTGGGATAACTACTTCCGCCCCTGGCGAGACGAATGTAATGAGTCTCATCAATGGGCTAGTCCCGACGACCCCAATCGTGCCAGAACCTATCACCCTGGTTACCACGCCCTCATCGACGCTCAAAACCTGCGCTTATCAGAATCAGGTCAACCCATTCAAACCAGAGAAGACTATCGCAAAGTAATTACTAACTACTTAGGAGAAAACATCAAACTCGGACACATTAACAACCGAGAAGACATTATCCAAACCCTCAAACAAACAGGCTTTGAGATTACTAGAACCGGACAAGACTATCTCACCGTTTATCGAGAAGATATCGGTCAAAAGGTCAGATTAAAAGGAGGAATCTACAGTGCATCTTGGCGACTTGGAGAGAGACTTACAACAGAAACTAGCAGCCGACAGAGCGAAGATAGAACAGATTCACAGAGCCGAATTAGACAAACTCAAACAGAACTTGCAGCAAGAATACAACAGCGTACTCAATACCATCACAGCCGATACACAACTGCTGAAACAGAAGATAGAGACTCAACACAAGTGGTATCTCCTCCTACCAGGACTAATAGTTACGAGCCTCTTAGCAGGTTCCTGCATCGGCAGTTGGGTGATGACTCGCTCCTTAGCCAACCAACTCCAACAGATACAGACTCAACAGAACGCTCTGAACCAATTGAACCAGAAGACTTGGGGGATAGAACTGTACCAAACAGACCAAGGGAGATTCATCATCCTCCCACCCAAGAGCGAATACCCAACCGATTGGAAGTGCAAGAACAAACCCTGCTTAAAGCTTTAGACAACGAAGATGAACCAACTCGAACGAGAACTACTGCAAACCTTATCCAACTTTGTCACTCAATACGAACAGGACAAACAACAACAAAACGAACAAATAGACAACTTACTGACACAAATTCAATCCTTACAACAATCAATCAACAACTTGAACAACAGAGTCGAACAATTGCAGAGTGCTTATCAAGACATCAGCAACATCTTACAAGACTAAAGATGAAACGAGAACAAGAACTAGAAAGATTCAAAACTGAAATTAATCTAGTTGAATACGCCCAACATCAAGGATATCAACTAGACAAAAATAAGACGAGTCAAAACTGTATTGTCTTAAAAGATAACGCCGGAGATAAAATCTTAATCGGTCGACATATAGCAGACGATCATTACTTCTATTACTCAGTTAGAGACGATAGAGATTCCGGTTCAATTATTGATTTTGTTCAAAAGAGAAAAAACTTCAACTTAGGAGAAGTCAGAAAAGAACTCAGACCTTGGATTAATAACAGTTACTCCCCAACTTCTAGAACTGCTAACGAATCAATTCCCCAACCCAAACCCGTCACAAGAGATCGACATAAAACACTAGTGGAATTTGAGAGCTTCTCCGAGAGTGCTTACCATCCCTATCTCAAAACCAGAGGCATCAGCCAACAGACTGCAACAGCGAAAAGATTTGAAAGAACCATCTACAGCGATCGCCGCAATAATGCTATCTTCCCTCACCTAGACCGCGAGGGAGTGTGTGGCTATGAAATCCGCAATCAAGACTTTAAGGGCTTCTCAAGCGGCGGGACTAAAGGCTTGTGGTGTTCCAGAAGCTTCCCCTCAGATAGCCGCCTGGTCATCTGCGAGAGTCCGATTGACTGTTTGAGCTACCACCAAATCTATCCCAACGATAAGACTCGGTACTTAGCCACTGGTGGAAGTATTTCAGAACTCCAGAAAGACTTACTCAAAGGAGCTTTTGAGAAGATCCACGCTCAAGGTGGTGAAATTATCCTGGCTGTGGATAGGGATGATGCTGGAGATAAACTTACTCTAGAACTGCTCAAAATTGCCCCTGAAGGCGCTCGAATCTCCTTAGCTATACCTCAAGACCTAAAGGATTGGAACGAGGTCTTAAAGGCGAAAATTGTTGAACACAGACAGCAGCAGATTCAACCTAGCCAGAGTCGAGGCATGGAGTTAGGGATGTGA
- a CDS encoding replication/maintenance protein RepL: MNIAVSTTEERLQRFIQLVDDRLSEEKDSKDKKKNKNFAQMYPKGFDRVIAIIEEYPLAAKLYMFLAKHIEPGTGAVVASQDLLADELNVSVRSVQRATKWLDENNVVLKIRLGAGSVYAYCIDPDEVWKSWNTNKKYAAFNTKTLARHQDNGDIKRRLQVMLKSKQPSDLENNS; this comes from the coding sequence ATGAATATTGCAGTTTCCACGACAGAAGAACGCCTACAACGCTTTATACAATTGGTTGATGACCGTTTGAGCGAAGAAAAGGATAGTAAAGATAAGAAGAAAAATAAAAACTTTGCTCAGATGTATCCAAAAGGTTTTGATAGAGTAATTGCAATCATTGAAGAATATCCATTAGCTGCAAAACTATATATGTTTCTGGCTAAACACATTGAGCCAGGAACAGGTGCTGTAGTTGCCTCTCAAGACCTACTTGCTGATGAATTAAATGTTAGTGTTCGTTCAGTTCAGAGAGCAACAAAATGGCTTGATGAAAACAATGTTGTTTTAAAAATTAGGCTAGGTGCAGGTAGTGTTTATGCTTATTGCATTGACCCTGATGAAGTGTGGAAAAGCTGGAACACTAACAAAAAATATGCCGCCTTTAACACCAAAACCTTAGCCCGTCATCAGGACAATGGTGACATCAAACGCCGCCTTCAGGTCATGCTTAAAAGTAAACAGCCATCAGATTTAGAGAACAACAGCTAA